In Malus sylvestris chromosome 16, drMalSylv7.2, whole genome shotgun sequence, the following are encoded in one genomic region:
- the LOC126607470 gene encoding UDP-glycosyltransferase 89A2-like isoform X2 yields the protein MSARTHVLVFPYPAQGHMLPLLDLTHQLLLHGIVVTVLVTPKNLPALTPLLSANPSSSVQTLVLPFPPHPKIPPGLENVKDIGPHGNLAVIDALTNLHDPIVHWFNSHPNPPTAIISDFFLGWTLPLARQLGIRRITFYSSGAFLASIADHCWRNLDIIKSSLAEFPDVPRSPSFKAEHLPSLPRRYRESEPESERMRNAMLANTESWGCIFNSFHELEGEYLQHLKTKMGHPRVYGVGPLSLLASAANGGNLERANPNTDTRKDNVLAWLDGCPEGSVLYVCFGSQTLLNKQQMEALASGLEQSGARFVWVVKTGLAGKVNDGSGVVPDGFEERVAGRGLLIKGWAPQVMILGHRAVGGFLSHCGWNSVLEGIVGGVLILSWPMEADQFVNAKLLVEYMGVGVKVCEGANGVPDSAELGKAIAESMSGEAPEKVRAKELRDKAVAAVGDGGSSSKDLDELVKELGQIKVR from the exons ATGTCCGCGAGAACCCACGTCTTAGTCTTTCCCTACCCTGCGCAAGGGCACATGCTCCCTCTCCTCGACCTTACCCACCAGCTCCTCCTCCACGGCATCGTCGTAACCGTCTTGGTCACCCCCAAAAACCTCCCAGCCCTGACTCCGCTCCTCTCAGCCAACCCCTCCTCCTCCGTCCAAACCCTAGTCCTCCCATTCCCTCCTCACCCCAAAATACCACCCGGTCTCGAGAACGTCAAGGATATTGGCCCCCACGGCAATCTCGCCGTTATCGACGCCCTCACCAAC CTCCACGACCCCATCGTCCACTGGTTCAACTCCCACCCCAACCCCCCTACCGCCATCATCTCCGACTTCTTCCTCGGCTGGACCTTGCCCCTGGCCCGCCAGCTAGGTATCCGCAGAATCACCTTCTACTCTTCCGGTGCTTTCTTGGCATCTATTGCAGATCACTGCTGGCGTAATTTAGATATCATCAAGTCATCTCTAGCTGAATTTCCCGATGTTCCTCGATCACCCTCGTTCAAAGCAGAGCATTTGCCTTCCCTGCCCCGCCGCTACAGAGAATCGGAGCCCGAGTCAGAGCGTATGAGGAATGCCATGCTTGCCAATACCGAAAGTTGGGGATGCATTTTCAATAGCTTTCATGAGTTGGAAGGAGAGTATTTGCAACACTTGAAGACAAAAATGGGCCACCCCCGTGTTTACGGAGTTGGCCCATTGAGCCTACTTGCTTCCGCCGCTAATGGTGGAAACTTGGAACGGGCCAACCCGAACACAGACACGAGGAAAGATAACGTGCTCGCATGGCTTGATGGGTGCCCGGAGGGGTCTGTGCTGTATGTTTGCTTTGGAAGTCAGACGTTGCTAAATAAGCAGCAGATGGAGGCCTTGGCTTCTGGGCTGGAACAGAGTGGAGCTCGGTTTGTGTGGGTTGTGAAAACGGGCTTGGCCGGGAAGGTGAATGATGGGTCCGGAGTCGTACCAGATGGGTTTGAGGAAAGGGTTGCTGGGAGGGGATTGCTGATAAAGGGCTGGGCGCCGCAGGTGATGATCCTCGGCCACCGGGCGGTTGGAGGGTTTCTCAGCCACTGTGGGTGGAACTCTGTGCTGGAAGGGATTGTGGGTGGGGTTTTGATATTGAGCTGGCCTATGGAGGCTGACCAGTTTGTAAATGCCAAGCTATTGGTTGAGTACATGGGCGTGGGCGTGAAGGTGTGTGAGGGTGCCAATGGGGTACCTGACTCGGCCGAGCTGGGAAAGGCAATTGCTGAGTCAATGAGTGGGGAAGCACCTGAGAAGGTGAGAGCGAAGGAACTGAGGGACAAGGCAGTTGCGGCTGTGGGAGATGGTGGGAGCTCCTCAAAGGATTTGGACGAGCTTGTGAAAGAGTTGGGTCAAATTAAAGTGAGGTGA
- the LOC126607470 gene encoding UDP-glycosyltransferase 89A2-like isoform X1, whose amino-acid sequence MSARTHILVFPYPAQGHMLPLLDLTHQLLLRGITVTVLVTPKNLPALTPLLSANPSPSPSVQTVVLPFPPHPKIPPGVENVKDIGPRGNLAVIDALTNLHDPIVHWFNSHPNPPTAIISDFFLGWTLPLARQLGIRRITFYSSGAFLASIADHCWRNLDIIKSSLAEFPDVPRSPSFKAEHLPSLPRRYRESEPESERMRNAMLANTESWGCIFNSFHELEGEYLQHLKTKMGHPRVYGVGPLSLLASAANGGNLERANPNTDTRKDNVLAWLDGCPEGSVLYVCFGSQTLLNKQQMEALASGLEQSGARFVWVVKTGLAGKVNDGSGVVPDGFEERVAGRGLLIKGWAPQVMILGHRAVGGFLSHCGWNSVLEGIVGGVLILSWPMEADQFVNAKLLVEYMGVGVKVCEGANGVPDSAELGKAIAESMSGEAPEKVRAKELRDKAVAAVGDGGSSSKDLDELVKELGQIKVR is encoded by the coding sequence ATGTCGGCGAGAACCCACATCTTAGTCTTTCCCTACCCTGCGCAAGGGCACATGCTCCCTCTCCTCGACCTTACTCACCAGCTCCTCCTCCGCGGTATCACCGTAACCGTCTTGGTCACCCCCAAAAACCTCCCTGCCCTAACTCCGCTCCTCTCAGCCAacccctccccctccccctccgTCCAAACCGTAGTCCTCCCATTCCCTCCTCACCCCAAAATACCACCCGGTGTCGAGAACGTCAAGGATATTGGCCCCCGCGGCAATCTTGCCGTTATCGACGCCCTCACCAACCTCCACGACCCCATCGTCCACTGGTTCAACTCCCACCCCAACCCCCCTACCGCCATCATCTCCGACTTCTTCCTCGGCTGGACCTTGCCCCTGGCCCGCCAGCTAGGTATCCGCAGAATCACCTTCTACTCTTCCGGTGCTTTCTTGGCATCTATTGCAGATCACTGCTGGCGTAATTTAGATATCATCAAGTCATCTCTAGCTGAATTTCCCGATGTTCCTCGATCACCCTCGTTCAAAGCAGAGCATTTGCCTTCCCTGCCCCGCCGCTACAGAGAATCGGAGCCCGAGTCAGAGCGTATGAGGAATGCCATGCTTGCCAATACCGAAAGTTGGGGATGCATTTTCAATAGCTTTCATGAGTTGGAAGGAGAGTATTTGCAACACTTGAAGACAAAAATGGGCCACCCCCGTGTTTACGGAGTTGGCCCATTGAGCCTACTTGCTTCCGCCGCTAATGGTGGAAACTTGGAACGGGCCAACCCGAACACAGACACGAGGAAAGATAACGTGCTCGCATGGCTTGATGGGTGCCCGGAGGGGTCTGTGCTGTATGTTTGCTTTGGAAGTCAGACGTTGCTAAATAAGCAGCAGATGGAGGCCTTGGCTTCTGGGCTGGAACAGAGTGGAGCTCGGTTTGTGTGGGTTGTGAAAACGGGCTTGGCCGGGAAGGTGAATGATGGGTCCGGAGTCGTACCAGATGGGTTTGAGGAAAGGGTTGCTGGGAGGGGATTGCTGATAAAGGGCTGGGCGCCGCAGGTGATGATCCTCGGCCACCGGGCGGTTGGAGGGTTTCTCAGCCACTGTGGGTGGAACTCTGTGCTGGAAGGGATTGTGGGTGGGGTTTTGATATTGAGCTGGCCTATGGAGGCTGACCAGTTTGTAAATGCCAAGCTATTGGTTGAGTACATGGGCGTGGGCGTGAAGGTGTGTGAGGGTGCCAATGGGGTACCTGACTCGGCCGAGCTGGGAAAGGCAATTGCTGAGTCAATGAGTGGGGAAGCACCTGAGAAGGTGAGAGCGAAGGAACTGAGGGACAAGGCAGTTGCGGCTGTGGGAGATGGTGGGAGCTCCTCAAAGGATTTGGACGAGCTTGTGAAAGAGTTGGGTCAAATTAAAGTGAGGTGA
- the LOC126607468 gene encoding putative pentatricopeptide repeat-containing protein At1g13630, giving the protein MLHHIHKWKPLHFLQKSQILAPLSSLIFTKPSASAAKLEDELAAAAAIPNPRNTVSEVITGLGIFGLRKFLGNCYFRTMVSKLNQPEVDLIIESLSLESSDSAFGFFKFLRNECGFRHSRISEFIVVHVLATNRQFQELRSVVKQMVDEEGPGSAPSLCELLLYRFRDWDSSSVVWDMLAFAYSRSEMVHDALSVLAKMKDLNLKVSTSTYNCLLHNLRHTDIMWNVYNEIKDSGTPESDYTTSILIDGLCQQSSVQDAVSFLMDAERTETGPSVVSFNTIMSRFCKLGFVDVAKSFFCVMFKYGLVPDSYSYNILIHGLCVAGSLEEALEFTKDMERHGVQPDTVTYNILCKGFHLLGLMSGARKVIQKMLVKGLNPDHVTYTIMICGHCHVGNIDEALKLQKEMISRGFQLSVIVYSVLLSSMCKSGRVEGALRLLYEMEAVGLEPDLITYSILIHGLCKQGDVQRASEIYREMYMKRIIPNYFAHRAILLGLREKGDIYEARKYFDHLTTRAVTEDIVLYNIMMDGYVKLGNVAEAIQLYKQIIEKGLNPSTVTFNTLIHGFCKTGKLVEARRMLDTIELHGLLPSPVTYTTLMNANCEQGNINGMFELLQEMEAKDVEPTHVSYTVVIKGLCRQGKRWDAVHLVEEMYAKGLSPDQITYNTIIKCFCKAQDFEKAFQLHNEMLMHNLAPTPVTYNLLINGLCVYGDLEDADRLLVSLNDSNINLTKVAYTTLIKAHCAKGDVYRAVALFHQMMEKGFEISIRDYSAVINRLCKRCWITEAKYFFCMMLSDGISPDQELCEVMLNVFDQGGDFDSAAELRAEMIKFGFRPD; this is encoded by the exons ATGCTCCATCACATCCACAAATGGAAGCCCTTACATTTTCTACAAAAATCTCAGATTCTCGCTCCCCTCTCCTCCCTCATCTTCACTAAACCTTCGGCGTCCGCTGCAAAGCTCGAAGACGAGctcgccgccgccgccgccatcCCAAATCCTAGAAACACCGTCTCCGAAGTCATTACCGGCTTGGGAATCTTTGGTTTGAGAAAATTCTTGGGTAATTGTTATTTTAGAACCATGGTCTCAAAGTTGAATCAGCCGGAGGtggatttgattattgaaaGTTTGAGTCTTGAGAGCTCGGATTCAGCCTTTGGGTTCTTCAAGTTTTTGAGGAATGAGTGTGGCTTTCGGCATTCGAGGATTTCGGAGTTTATTGTTGTTCATGTATTGGCGACGAACAGGCAGTTTCAGGAGTTGCGTTCGGTTGTAAAACAAATGGTGGATGAGGAGG GCCCTGGTTCTGCACCTTCACTTTGTGAGCTGCTCTTGTATAGATTCAGGGACTGGGACTCAAGTAGTGTGGTGTGGGATATGTTGGCGTTTGCTTATTCGAGATCTGAAATGGTTCATGATGCCCTGTCTGTTCTTGCTAAGATGAAAGATTTGAATTTGAAGGTTTCGACATCAACCTACAACTGCCTGTTGCATAATTTGAGGCATACAGATATCATGTGGAATgtttataatgaaataaaagatAGTGGAACTCCAGAGAGTGACTACACTACGTCTATACTTATAGATGGATTATGCCAGCAATCCAGCGTGCAAGATGCAGTTTCTTTCCTCATGGATGCTGAAAGGACGGAGACTGGGCCTTCAGTTGTTTCATTCAATACCATCATGTCTAGGTTCTGTAAATTGGGCTTTGTGGATGTTGCGAAGTCGTTTTTTTGTGTGATGTTCAAGTATGGATTAGTTCCTGATTCGTACAGTTATAATATTCTGATTCATGGGCTATGTGTAGCAGGTTCATTGGAAGAAGCATTGGAGTTCACTAAAGACATGGAGAGGCATGGGGTGCAGCCTGACACGGTAACTTACAACATTCTCTGTAAGGGGTTTCATCTACTTGGTTTGATGAGTGGAGCTCGCAAGGTCATTCAGAAAATGTTGGTTAAAGGGTTGAATCCGGATCATGTTACATATACAATTATGATATGTGGCCACTGCCATGTTGGCAATATTGACGAAGCTCTTAAGTTGCAAAAAGAGATGATTTCAAGAGGTTTTCAGTTGAGTGTCATTGTATACAGTGTACTACTCAGCAGTATGTGTAAAAGTGGACGAGTAGAAGGAGCATTGAGATTGCTGTATGAGATGGAAGCTGTTGGCTTGGAACCAGATCTTATAACATATTCTATCCTCATTCATGGTCTATGCAAGCAAGGAGACGTACAAAGGGCTAGTGAAATATATAGAGAAATGTATATGAAGAGAATCATTCCCAATTACTTTGCACACCGTGCTATTCTGTTAGGTCTGCGTGAGAAAGGAGATATATATGAGGCAAGGAAGTATTTTGATCATCTGACGACAAGGGCTGTGACTGAGGATATTGTGCTGTATAATATTATGATGGATGGGTACGTAAAACTAGGTAATGTTGCAGAAGCAATACAattatataaacaaataattgaGAAGGGATTAAATCCCAGTACTGTCACTTTCAATACTCTTATCCATGGTTTCTGCAAAACTGGGAAACTAGTGGAGGCTCGAAGGATGTTGGATACCATCGAGCTGCATGGATTGCTACCAAGTCCAGTTACTTATACTACTCTTATGAATGCTAACTGTGAACAGGGAAACATCAATGGCATGTTTGAATTGCTTCAAGAGATGGAAGCGAAAGATGTAGAACCAACTCATGTATCTTACACGGTAGTTATTAAAGGACTTTGCAGACAGGGGAAGCGGTGGGATGCTGTTCACTTAGTTGAGGAAATGTATGCCAAGGGCCTAAGCCCGGATCAAATCACATATAATACAATCATCAAATGTTTCTGCAAAGCTCAAGACTTCGAGAAAGCTTTTCAGTTACACAACGAGATGTTAATGCATAATCTTGCGCCTACTCCTGTTACGTATAATCTCCTCATCAATGGTCTTTGTGTATATGGTGACCTAGAGGATGCTGACAGGCTGCTGGTTTCTCTCAATGACAGCAATATCAATTTGACAAAAGTTGCCTATACCACGTTAATAAAAGCACATTGTGCAAAGGGTGATGTATATAGGGCCGTGGCACTCTTTCATCAAATGATGGAGAAAGGATTTGAAATTTCCATCAGAGATTATAGTGCTGTAATTAATAGATTGTGCAAAAGGTGTTGGATAACTGAAGCAAAGTACTTTTTCTGTATGATGTTATCTGATGGGATTTCTCCTGATCAAGAACTCTGTGAGGTGATGCTTAATGTTTTTGATCAAGGTGGTGATTTCGATTCAGCAGCGGAACTCCGTGCTGAGATGATCAAATTTGGCTTTCGTCCGGATTAA